In the Piscinibacter sp. XHJ-5 genome, one interval contains:
- a CDS encoding DMT family transporter has protein sequence MRKAIPFVIILTLVWGTNWPLFPLAVREVSVWTFRAVSLVSASLVLLALARMRDESLRIPRAHWATMVMSSLAYFFVWNVASTYAAVLIPSGQAAILGFTMPLWAALITWTLLGEQPAVRVLAGLAFGGLGVALLIVNGIDAYAKAPLGFFLGLLAGVGWAVGTVIIKRNPVPVSPLVLTAWQLLIAAVPIVIGAFWFARDAMWFVPSTTSILIIAYITLVPIAIGNVAWFAIVGMLPANVAAMSAVMVPVVAMVSGAIVHREPLGAVQWASMSCCAVGLALALFKPATAA, from the coding sequence GTGCGCAAAGCCATCCCGTTCGTCATCATTCTCACCCTCGTCTGGGGCACCAACTGGCCGCTGTTCCCGCTCGCCGTGCGCGAAGTGTCGGTGTGGACATTCCGCGCCGTGAGCCTGGTCAGCGCAAGTCTCGTGCTGCTGGCGCTTGCGCGCATGCGCGATGAATCGCTGCGCATCCCGCGCGCGCACTGGGCGACGATGGTGATGTCGTCGTTGGCGTACTTCTTCGTCTGGAACGTGGCCAGCACCTATGCGGCCGTCCTCATTCCATCAGGGCAGGCAGCCATCCTGGGATTCACCATGCCGCTGTGGGCGGCGTTGATCACGTGGACACTGCTGGGCGAGCAGCCCGCCGTTCGGGTGCTGGCCGGTCTGGCCTTTGGCGGCCTGGGCGTGGCGCTCCTGATCGTGAACGGCATCGATGCGTATGCCAAGGCTCCGCTCGGCTTCTTCCTGGGGCTGCTCGCCGGCGTCGGTTGGGCGGTGGGCACCGTCATCATCAAGCGCAACCCGGTGCCGGTGTCGCCGCTGGTGCTGACGGCGTGGCAATTGCTCATTGCCGCGGTACCCATCGTCATCGGCGCATTCTGGTTTGCCCGCGACGCCATGTGGTTCGTGCCGTCGACGACAAGCATCCTGATCATTGCCTACATCACCCTGGTCCCCATCGCCATCGGCAACGTCGCCTGGTTCGCGATCGTGGGCATGCTGCCTGCGAACGTCGCCGCGATGTCGGCGGTGATGGTGCCGGTGGTGGCCATGGTGTCCGGCGCCATCGTCCACCGCGAGCCGCTGGGAGCGGTGCAGTGGGCCTCGATGTCCTGCTGCGCGGTTGGCCTCGCCCTGGCGCTGTTCAAGCCGGCGACGGCGGCCTGA
- a CDS encoding winged helix-turn-helix domain-containing protein, translating into MKTDGALIFGARMSTTPASPQAYRFGRFELRPAQRLLLADGVPQALGGRAFDLLLVLVAERERVVPHDELLARVWPGLVVEENNLRQHVSGLRKLLGAQALATVPGRGYRFSLPLDEGPAAVVAPPAAGHGLPANKPTLIGREDDLAAVLALLADTHLLTLVGAGGVGKTRMALEVADRVIAGFPDGVCFVELAPVTDPSLVVRTVASVLDVHEEATRPLLDTLLDVLRRRRMLLILDNCEHLIERCATFAEQVLRHSAGTRTLATSREALGVAGEVAWRLPSLRTAPPQAAGSIDQFLAYPASRLFVERAQAVAPGFRLTVANLGAAARVCHQLDGIPLALELAAARVGALTVEQLAERLDNRFALLTRGRRTGLQRHQTLRSLIDWSHELLDEPERLLLRRLSQFAGGWTLDGAEAVCSAPPIVRGQVLDLLAQLVEKSLVVLDTQGDEPRYRLLETIRQYGLEKLLIADELEETRRRHLAYCGELAERIRPLLTRAEQLRWHARAETELDNFRLALQWSLRSGYAEEGLRLFSSLTRFWYKNMHWKEMVGWQERLAQAFRREGRAPSIHYARSFYGAGMLATNFDPPLGRQLCEQCIEASRPLGFDEGLAWSLMWMGYIDTRRRDPATARLFEDSLTHGRRIEDPWRRAFLLAQALICYAGYEALMGRDESAEAMVAECEAQIAKIGSDKLYIGHGRALLGTIAIRRGQFELAQQLLTQSLALYREVESTFDIAGSLAQQGFLALRRNDPAQALALFRQSLPMYRNYPTSPGVTRGLAQLMIAFAACGQPRVAARLAGVLGAEAAPAELSGTVKRAYEDALADVRRALEPAEHEHELEAGRAMDREAAIDYALAAAG; encoded by the coding sequence GTGAAAACCGACGGCGCGTTAATCTTCGGCGCCAGGATGTCGACAACCCCAGCCTCCCCGCAGGCGTACCGCTTCGGGCGCTTTGAACTGCGGCCGGCGCAACGCCTGCTGCTGGCCGACGGCGTGCCGCAGGCCCTCGGCGGGCGCGCCTTCGACCTGCTGCTGGTGCTGGTCGCCGAGCGCGAGCGCGTGGTGCCGCACGACGAGCTGCTGGCGCGCGTCTGGCCCGGCCTCGTGGTCGAGGAGAACAACCTGCGCCAGCATGTGTCCGGCTTGCGCAAGCTGCTCGGGGCGCAGGCGCTGGCGACGGTGCCGGGTCGTGGCTACCGCTTTTCGCTGCCGCTGGACGAAGGCCCCGCAGCAGTCGTCGCACCGCCTGCCGCGGGCCATGGCCTGCCGGCCAACAAGCCAACGCTGATCGGCCGCGAGGACGACCTGGCCGCGGTGCTGGCCCTGCTTGCCGATACCCACCTGCTGACCCTGGTCGGTGCCGGCGGCGTCGGCAAGACGCGCATGGCGCTCGAGGTCGCGGACCGCGTCATCGCCGGCTTCCCCGACGGCGTCTGCTTTGTCGAGCTGGCGCCGGTGACCGACCCATCGCTGGTCGTGCGCACCGTGGCCAGCGTGCTCGACGTGCACGAGGAGGCGACGCGGCCGCTGCTCGACACCTTGCTCGATGTTCTGCGCCGCCGGCGCATGCTGCTGATCCTCGACAACTGCGAGCACCTGATCGAGCGCTGCGCGACCTTCGCCGAGCAGGTGCTGCGGCACAGCGCCGGCACACGCACGCTCGCGACCAGCCGCGAGGCGCTCGGCGTGGCCGGCGAGGTGGCCTGGCGGCTGCCGTCGTTGCGCACCGCGCCGCCCCAGGCCGCTGGCTCCATCGACCAGTTCCTGGCCTATCCGGCCAGCCGCCTGTTCGTCGAGCGCGCGCAGGCCGTGGCCCCAGGCTTTCGCCTGACCGTCGCGAACCTGGGCGCGGCGGCGCGCGTGTGCCACCAGCTCGACGGTATTCCCCTGGCCCTGGAACTTGCCGCGGCGCGGGTCGGCGCGCTGACCGTCGAGCAGCTCGCCGAGCGCCTCGACAACCGCTTCGCGCTCCTGACCCGCGGCCGGCGCACGGGGCTGCAGCGTCACCAGACGCTGCGCTCGCTCATCGACTGGAGCCATGAGCTGCTCGACGAGCCCGAGCGCCTGCTCCTGCGACGGCTGTCGCAGTTCGCCGGTGGCTGGACGCTCGACGGTGCCGAGGCCGTGTGCAGCGCGCCGCCGATCGTGCGCGGCCAGGTGCTCGACCTGCTGGCCCAGCTGGTCGAAAAGTCACTGGTCGTGCTCGACACCCAGGGCGACGAGCCGCGCTACCGGCTGCTCGAGACCATCCGGCAGTACGGGCTGGAGAAGCTGCTGATCGCCGACGAGCTCGAGGAAACCCGCCGCCGCCACCTGGCCTACTGCGGCGAGCTGGCCGAGCGAATCCGGCCGCTGCTGACGCGCGCGGAGCAGCTGCGCTGGCACGCGCGTGCCGAGACGGAGCTCGACAACTTCCGGCTCGCGCTGCAGTGGTCTCTGCGCTCCGGATACGCCGAAGAAGGCCTGCGCTTGTTCAGCTCGCTGACACGCTTCTGGTACAAGAACATGCACTGGAAGGAGATGGTCGGCTGGCAGGAACGGCTGGCACAAGCCTTCCGCCGCGAAGGCCGGGCGCCCTCGATCCACTACGCGCGCTCGTTCTATGGCGCGGGCATGCTGGCCACCAACTTCGACCCGCCGCTCGGACGTCAGCTGTGCGAGCAGTGCATCGAAGCTTCTCGGCCGCTCGGCTTCGACGAGGGTCTGGCCTGGTCGCTGATGTGGATGGGCTACATCGACACGCGCCGGCGCGACCCTGCGACCGCGCGGCTGTTCGAAGACAGCCTGACTCACGGCCGGCGCATCGAGGACCCCTGGCGCCGGGCCTTCCTGCTCGCCCAGGCGCTGATCTGCTATGCAGGCTACGAGGCGCTGATGGGACGCGACGAATCGGCCGAGGCCATGGTTGCCGAATGCGAAGCGCAGATTGCCAAGATCGGCAGCGACAAGCTCTACATCGGCCACGGCCGCGCACTGCTCGGCACGATCGCCATTCGTCGTGGCCAGTTCGAGCTTGCGCAGCAACTGCTCACGCAGAGCCTGGCGCTGTACCGCGAGGTGGAGTCGACCTTCGACATCGCCGGCAGCCTGGCGCAGCAAGGCTTCCTGGCGCTGCGGCGAAACGATCCGGCTCAGGCGCTGGCATTGTTCCGGCAGAGCCTGCCGATGTACCGCAACTATCCGACATCGCCAGGCGTGACCCGGGGCCTCGCGCAGCTGATGATCGCCTTCGCTGCCTGCGGCCAACCGCGCGTCGCGGCGCGGCTGGCCGGCGTGTTGGGGGCCGAGGCCGCGCCTGCCGAACTGTCGGGCACCGTCAAGCGCGCCTACGAGGACGCACTGGCCGATGTGCGGCGCGCGCTCGAACCCGCTGAACACGAGCACGAGCTCGAGGCCGGGCGCGCGATGGATCGCGAAGCGGCCATCGACTACGCGCTGGCCGCTGCAGGCTGA
- a CDS encoding ABC transporter permease subunit, which yields MPALVLLLLPALVMVALLFVHPLAQSLLLAFRIEASGAWGLGNFEKAFSLYAADIALTAGVTVMATALVGVLAIAVAGYLTLGESPRTLAALRWIYRWPLFIPFVVAAQLMRTFLAKNGMLNNSLVAAGVIEPLQAFSMLDWRGVVVTFVWKQMPFAALLIAGAMASLDRSTIESARGLGAGRLRILVEIVLPQVKATVLVALILSFVTMLSALSVPMMIIAGTPTLITVDMAWRVASYADYGVANALGFVSFAFSGVAAWFYLRQGARTRASA from the coding sequence ATGCCGGCACTCGTGCTCCTGCTGTTGCCGGCGCTGGTGATGGTGGCGCTGCTCTTCGTCCACCCGCTGGCGCAGTCGCTGCTGCTCGCCTTTCGCATTGAGGCCAGTGGTGCCTGGGGCCTGGGCAACTTCGAGAAGGCCTTCAGCCTCTACGCCGCCGACATCGCGCTCACCGCGGGGGTCACCGTGATGGCCACCGCGCTGGTGGGAGTGCTCGCCATTGCCGTGGCCGGCTACCTGACACTGGGCGAAAGCCCGCGCACGCTGGCGGCGCTGCGCTGGATCTACCGCTGGCCGCTGTTCATTCCCTTCGTCGTTGCCGCGCAGCTGATGCGCACCTTCCTGGCCAAGAACGGCATGCTGAACAACAGCCTTGTCGCCGCGGGCGTGATCGAGCCGCTGCAAGCTTTCAGCATGCTCGACTGGCGTGGCGTGGTCGTCACCTTCGTGTGGAAACAGATGCCATTCGCAGCGCTGCTGATCGCTGGCGCGATGGCGTCGCTGGATCGCTCGACGATCGAATCGGCGCGCGGCCTGGGCGCGGGACGCCTGCGCATCCTGGTCGAGATCGTGCTGCCGCAGGTCAAGGCCACGGTGCTCGTGGCGCTGATCCTGTCGTTCGTGACCATGCTCTCGGCGTTGTCGGTGCCCATGATGATCATTGCCGGAACGCCGACGCTGATCACCGTGGACATGGCGTGGCGCGTGGCCTCGTACGCCGACTACGGCGTTGCCAACGCGCTCGGCTTCGTCTCGTTCGCCTTCAGCGGCGTGGCTGCCTGGTTCTACCTGCGCCAGGGCGCGCGCACACGCGCCAGCGCATGA
- a CDS encoding AbiEi antitoxin N-terminal domain-containing protein produces MALAADRRLLRGSDLHDVGLSPQLLIKLHQAGKLQRVFRGVYSLPDAPVTEHQSLAEVCRRVPKGVVCLLSALRFHEIGTQAPHEVWLALPESSRTPAVSFPALRIVRLRGEAYSESIETVMEEGASIRVYSTAKTITDCFKFRHKIGLDVALEALKDAWQRRLVKMDDLSRFARINRVERVMQPYLEALVA; encoded by the coding sequence ATGGCTCTCGCCGCCGACCGCCGGTTGCTTCGTGGCAGCGACCTGCACGACGTCGGCCTGTCGCCGCAGCTGCTCATCAAACTACACCAAGCGGGAAAACTGCAGCGGGTTTTTCGGGGCGTCTACAGCCTACCCGATGCACCGGTCACCGAGCACCAATCGCTCGCCGAAGTGTGCAGGCGAGTGCCCAAGGGGGTCGTTTGCCTTCTCTCCGCGCTGCGCTTCCACGAGATCGGCACACAAGCGCCTCATGAAGTCTGGCTGGCACTCCCGGAGTCGAGCCGCACACCAGCGGTCAGCTTTCCCGCCCTGCGAATCGTTCGCCTTCGCGGCGAAGCCTACTCGGAAAGCATTGAGACAGTCATGGAGGAAGGCGCCTCGATACGCGTCTACAGCACCGCCAAGACCATCACCGACTGCTTCAAGTTCCGCCACAAGATCGGCCTCGACGTTGCGCTGGAAGCTCTGAAAGACGCCTGGCAGCGGCGGCTCGTCAAGATGGATGACCTCAGCCGCTTCGCGCGCATCAATCGGGTTGAGCGCGTCATGCAGCCGTACCTGGAGGCGCTCGTCGCATGA
- a CDS encoding nucleotidyl transferase AbiEii/AbiGii toxin family protein: protein MLARLLDLAKQGGQDYSLLLNRFGLERLLDRLTKSRHADRFLLKGALLFSLWYDEPHRPTRDADLLGFGPDDAEHLATVFREIAAIELDDGIVFDPDSVRVDPIREDNAYGGSRIRLVGHVGNARCSLQVDVGFGDAVTPSPETARYPVLLPDFDRPTLRVYPVYTVIAEKYQAMVTLGAANSRVKDFYDLCMIASRTSLDGQTLARAITATFTRRITEIPAEPPLALRPAFSNDSAKQQQWRAFLSRNRLGEIELAVAIELLYALLWPPTQVAGSASDATARWDAALLKWV, encoded by the coding sequence GTGCTCGCCCGCCTGCTGGACCTGGCGAAACAAGGCGGCCAGGACTACAGCCTCCTTCTCAACCGCTTCGGCCTCGAGCGCCTGCTGGACCGCCTGACGAAGTCGCGGCATGCCGACCGCTTCCTGCTCAAGGGCGCCCTGCTCTTCTCGCTTTGGTACGACGAACCTCATCGGCCAACGCGCGATGCCGACCTGCTGGGCTTCGGCCCGGATGACGCTGAACATCTCGCGACGGTCTTTCGCGAGATCGCAGCGATCGAGTTGGACGACGGCATCGTGTTCGACCCCGACTCCGTGCGCGTCGATCCCATCCGCGAGGACAACGCCTACGGCGGCAGCCGCATACGCTTGGTCGGCCACGTCGGCAACGCGCGCTGCTCCTTGCAGGTCGACGTCGGGTTCGGAGACGCCGTCACGCCCAGCCCCGAGACCGCTCGCTATCCCGTCCTTCTCCCGGACTTCGACCGCCCAACGCTTCGCGTCTATCCGGTCTACACCGTCATCGCCGAGAAGTACCAAGCCATGGTGACGCTCGGCGCGGCGAACAGCCGCGTGAAGGACTTCTACGACCTCTGCATGATCGCCAGCCGCACCTCGCTGGATGGGCAGACGTTGGCTCGCGCCATCACGGCGACCTTCACACGGCGCATCACGGAGATCCCTGCCGAGCCGCCGCTCGCCCTTCGGCCCGCTTTCTCCAACGACTCCGCCAAGCAACAACAGTGGCGCGCGTTCTTGTCCCGGAACCGCCTCGGAGAGATTGAACTGGCGGTCGCAATCGAGCTGCTCTACGCTCTGCTGTGGCCACCGACGCAGGTCGCCGGCAGCGCGTCCGACGCCACCGCACGATGGGACGCAGCCCTACTGAAATGGGTCTAG
- a CDS encoding inositol monophosphatase, with protein MSADRPQSKALREPMMNPDDLASRLDLATTLVREAGARAMRHFRSTDLVTASKGLQDPVTVADREVEAHLVDAIAQRFPGDAVIGEEGGAHGTVGSDTPVWVIDPIDGTDNFARGLPLWCVSVGVVVGSRAELGLILAPALDEFYVARRGHGCTRNGAPVQVSSCSEAGRARINLGYSRRRPAAGHLQCIERLLANDFEYSRLGSGALGLAYVADGRFDGYWESHVNSWDVAAGLCIATEAGAWVSDFLTGDALHAGNPILACTPALAAPLRRLLGPLSTPAL; from the coding sequence GTGTCTGCCGATCGTCCGCAATCGAAGGCGCTGCGAGAACCGATGATGAACCCCGACGACCTGGCTTCACGTCTGGATCTGGCCACGACCCTCGTGCGTGAGGCGGGCGCACGAGCCATGAGGCACTTTCGCAGCACCGACCTGGTGACCGCCAGCAAGGGCCTCCAGGATCCGGTGACCGTGGCCGACCGCGAGGTCGAAGCGCATCTGGTCGACGCGATCGCGCAGCGCTTTCCCGGCGACGCGGTGATCGGGGAAGAGGGCGGCGCGCACGGCACGGTAGGCAGTGACACGCCTGTGTGGGTGATCGACCCGATCGACGGCACCGACAACTTCGCCCGCGGCCTGCCGCTGTGGTGCGTGTCGGTGGGCGTGGTGGTGGGTTCGCGCGCCGAACTCGGCCTGATCCTGGCACCGGCACTCGACGAGTTCTACGTTGCCCGGCGCGGCCATGGTTGCACCCGCAACGGCGCGCCCGTGCAGGTGTCGTCGTGCAGCGAGGCCGGCCGCGCTCGCATCAACCTGGGCTACAGCCGGCGACGGCCCGCGGCCGGGCACCTGCAATGCATCGAGCGCCTGCTGGCGAACGACTTCGAGTACAGCCGGCTCGGCAGCGGCGCGCTCGGCCTGGCCTATGTGGCCGACGGCCGCTTCGACGGCTATTGGGAATCGCACGTCAACTCCTGGGATGTGGCCGCGGGCCTTTGCATCGCGACCGAGGCCGGTGCCTGGGTCAGCGACTTCCTCACCGGGGACGCCCTGCACGCCGGCAACCCGATCCTGGCCTGCACGCCGGCGCTCGCGGCGCCGCTGCGCCGGCTGCTCGGGCCGCTGTCGACACCGGCGCTGTAG
- a CDS encoding extracellular solute-binding protein codes for MNKLLRRFHMTAAITLAALAPGAGAQTTLNVITGGSQNMVDYVTDYLGPLFEKQNPGVKVSVVGVGPDDAGSQKIIEKLAAQKAAGAAVWDVDVVVPNQQKTGEMVRDGLLAKYRDSIPTGKFAISQSSKKALGVDVDGYVMPMFESQTAIAYNPDLVKQVPSSYDELRAWVSKNPKAFGYNGIKGGMSGVAFVVGWVYAYGGNAETVQQGPYNAQAAAGWKKAFAELKDFNRNVVFTPGNAGTLDMLNRGEIAMGPVWVDMFQSWKADGRLPPNMKLKILAPGMPGQPYYYAIPAKARNAEMAKKFIALATSPQVQAEGIVKRFNWYPGIDASVVKPALDEKIWNQLFTDVTPSDLASYGKPFPLAPFFKDLREQYETQVQN; via the coding sequence ATGAACAAGCTCTTACGCCGCTTCCACATGACAGCCGCCATCACCCTCGCCGCGCTGGCGCCGGGCGCCGGCGCGCAGACCACGCTCAACGTCATCACGGGTGGTTCGCAGAACATGGTGGACTACGTCACCGACTACCTCGGACCGCTGTTCGAGAAGCAGAACCCCGGCGTCAAGGTGAGCGTGGTCGGCGTCGGCCCTGACGACGCCGGCTCGCAGAAGATCATCGAGAAGCTGGCGGCGCAGAAGGCTGCCGGCGCTGCGGTCTGGGATGTCGATGTCGTCGTGCCCAACCAGCAGAAGACCGGGGAGATGGTTCGCGACGGATTGCTGGCCAAGTACCGCGACAGCATCCCGACCGGCAAGTTCGCCATCAGCCAGTCGAGCAAGAAGGCGCTTGGTGTGGATGTCGACGGCTACGTGATGCCGATGTTCGAGAGCCAGACCGCCATCGCGTACAACCCCGACCTGGTCAAGCAGGTGCCCTCTTCCTACGACGAACTGCGCGCCTGGGTGTCCAAGAACCCCAAGGCCTTCGGCTACAACGGCATCAAGGGCGGCATGTCGGGTGTGGCCTTCGTCGTCGGGTGGGTCTATGCCTACGGCGGCAACGCCGAGACAGTGCAGCAGGGCCCGTACAACGCCCAGGCCGCAGCGGGCTGGAAAAAGGCCTTCGCGGAGCTGAAGGACTTCAACAGGAACGTCGTCTTCACTCCGGGCAACGCCGGCACGCTGGACATGCTCAATCGCGGCGAGATCGCGATGGGTCCGGTGTGGGTCGACATGTTCCAGAGCTGGAAGGCCGACGGCCGCCTGCCGCCGAACATGAAGCTCAAGATCCTGGCTCCGGGCATGCCGGGACAGCCCTACTACTACGCCATCCCTGCCAAGGCCAGGAACGCCGAGATGGCGAAGAAGTTCATTGCCCTGGCGACCAGCCCGCAGGTGCAGGCCGAGGGCATCGTCAAGCGCTTCAACTGGTACCCCGGCATAGATGCCAGCGTCGTCAAGCCGGCGCTCGACGAAAAGATCTGGAACCAGCTGTTCACCGACGTGACGCCGTCCGACCTGGCGAGCTACGGCAAGCCCTTCCCGCTGGCGCCTTTCTTCAAGGACCTGCGCGAGCAGTACGAGACCCAGGTGCAGAACTGA
- a CDS encoding ABC transporter permease subunit produces the protein MNASLRATALVGASVRAVLVVLLALAIFGPILNMLIWTVAEAWYFPAKLPVRWGFAFWTRVFRPEAAAMTALTTSLVIALLTVVVSMAVAIPAGYALSKRDLPLRSLFLLVFLLPQAVPSIAVHINVARMFYGLGLAGTIWGVMLVHAIQGLVFAVWIASAAFAAVGSEPVEAARNLGASPLRAFVTVTLPQAAPGLLASAIFVFLISMDEFSGTYFVGVPDVRTLPLTMLNAALEGNYQIASITALLLLVPSVGFMLFVEHFLKADVLAQVGK, from the coding sequence ATGAACGCGTCATTGCGAGCCACCGCCCTCGTCGGTGCCAGCGTGCGCGCGGTGCTCGTCGTGCTGCTGGCGCTGGCGATCTTCGGTCCGATTCTCAACATGCTGATCTGGACCGTGGCCGAGGCCTGGTATTTCCCGGCGAAGCTGCCGGTGCGCTGGGGCTTCGCCTTCTGGACGCGCGTGTTCCGGCCCGAGGCCGCGGCGATGACCGCGCTAACGACCAGCCTCGTGATCGCGCTGCTGACCGTGGTGGTGAGCATGGCGGTGGCCATTCCTGCGGGCTATGCGCTGTCCAAGCGCGACCTGCCGTTGCGCAGCCTGTTCCTGCTGGTCTTCCTGCTGCCGCAGGCGGTGCCCAGCATCGCAGTCCACATCAACGTGGCACGCATGTTCTATGGCCTCGGCCTTGCCGGGACAATCTGGGGCGTGATGCTGGTGCATGCGATCCAAGGCCTGGTCTTCGCGGTGTGGATCGCCTCGGCCGCGTTCGCCGCCGTCGGCAGCGAACCCGTGGAGGCGGCTCGCAACCTGGGCGCTTCGCCGCTGCGAGCCTTCGTGACCGTCACCCTGCCGCAGGCCGCGCCGGGGCTGCTGGCGAGCGCGATCTTCGTGTTCCTGATCTCGATGGACGAGTTCTCGGGCACCTACTTCGTCGGCGTGCCCGACGTGCGCACGCTGCCGTTGACGATGCTCAACGCTGCGCTCGAAGGCAACTACCAGATCGCGTCGATCACGGCGCTGCTGTTGCTGGTGCCCTCGGTGGGCTTCATGCTCTTCGTCGAGCATTTCCTCAAGGCCGATGTGCTGGCACAGGTCGGAAAATGA
- a CDS encoding ABC transporter ATP-binding protein: MAPQPIIDIQALHVAYGSTEVLKGIDLAIERGAFVALLGASGCGKTTLLRTLSGFMPAASGRIRVDGRDITALPPERRGIAMVFQSYALWSHMNVAANIGYGLKLRGVPRDRIAERVEAMLSMLGLPGYGSRRVDALSGGQRQRVALGRALAIEPKILLLDEPLSNLDARVRLQMRHEIRSLQRKLGVTAVLVTHDREEAMSMADRVVVLDQGRIAQQGTPQELFQRPASPHVAAFMGAENVIEAEGALSAGALDLRIPAQPPARLAGAHVARLPDHGAGAVCVHFRSEAASLVRAGARGAAAGDNALHLAGVVDQVSYLGERYRCAVRTGCGEFLVDHPEPLAPDQAVTVCVPAQALHVYARDASAPP; the protein is encoded by the coding sequence ATGGCCCCGCAACCGATCATCGACATCCAAGCGCTGCATGTCGCCTACGGCAGCACCGAGGTGCTGAAGGGGATCGACTTGGCGATCGAGCGCGGCGCGTTCGTCGCGCTGCTGGGCGCCTCCGGCTGCGGCAAGACCACGCTGCTGCGCACGCTGTCGGGCTTCATGCCGGCCGCGTCCGGTCGCATCCGAGTCGACGGTCGCGACATCACCGCGCTGCCGCCCGAGAGGCGCGGCATCGCGATGGTGTTCCAGTCCTACGCACTGTGGTCGCACATGAACGTCGCCGCCAACATCGGCTATGGCCTCAAGTTGCGCGGCGTGCCCAGGGACAGGATCGCCGAGCGCGTCGAGGCGATGCTTTCGATGCTGGGCCTGCCGGGCTACGGGTCTCGCCGCGTCGACGCACTGTCCGGCGGGCAGCGCCAGCGCGTGGCGCTGGGGCGCGCGCTTGCCATCGAGCCGAAGATCCTGCTGCTCGACGAGCCGCTGTCGAACCTGGACGCGCGCGTGCGGCTGCAGATGCGGCACGAGATCCGCTCGCTGCAGCGCAAGCTCGGCGTCACCGCAGTGCTGGTCACCCACGACCGCGAGGAGGCGATGTCGATGGCCGACCGCGTGGTCGTGCTCGACCAGGGCCGCATCGCCCAGCAGGGTACGCCACAGGAACTGTTCCAGCGCCCGGCGTCGCCGCATGTGGCAGCGTTCATGGGCGCCGAGAACGTGATCGAGGCCGAGGGTGCGCTCAGCGCCGGCGCGCTCGACCTGCGCATCCCGGCGCAGCCGCCCGCGCGCCTGGCCGGCGCCCACGTGGCCCGGCTGCCTGACCATGGAGCCGGCGCTGTATGCGTGCATTTCCGCAGCGAGGCTGCGTCGCTGGTGCGCGCCGGCGCCCGAGGCGCCGCGGCCGGAGACAACGCCCTGCATCTCGCGGGCGTCGTCGATCAGGTCAGCTACCTCGGCGAGCGCTATCGCTGTGCCGTGCGCACCGGCTGCGGCGAATTCCTGGTCGACCATCCGGAACCGTTAGCACCGGATCAAGCGGTCACCGTGTGCGTGCCGGCGCAGGCACTGCACGTCTATGCCCGCGACGCATCTGCGCCTCCATGA
- a CDS encoding 2'-5' RNA ligase family protein → MAAEYSIWLLPRASEERALAALVASLAPRFCGMAFGPHVTVQGDLARSPEALVHDTHALAAQSAALQARVTGLEHSPHFFRCLVLRLDAGAAFDALQAHAARCNGSREGLSPYAHLSLAYGDASPQALERDVLAAIEREWLGQRLVLDRLAVVRSSKTVAIDEWRVLATHELRIDA, encoded by the coding sequence ATGGCCGCCGAGTACTCGATCTGGCTGTTGCCGCGCGCATCCGAGGAAAGGGCGCTGGCTGCACTCGTGGCGTCGTTGGCGCCACGCTTCTGCGGCATGGCCTTCGGGCCGCATGTCACCGTGCAGGGAGACCTGGCGCGCTCACCCGAGGCCCTGGTGCACGACACGCATGCGCTGGCGGCGCAGTCGGCCGCGCTGCAGGCGCGTGTCACAGGTCTTGAACACAGCCCCCATTTCTTCCGCTGCCTGGTGCTGCGTCTCGACGCCGGGGCCGCGTTCGATGCGCTGCAGGCGCACGCGGCGCGCTGCAATGGCAGCCGCGAGGGCCTGTCGCCCTACGCGCATCTGAGCCTGGCGTATGGTGATGCGAGCCCGCAGGCTTTGGAACGCGATGTGCTCGCTGCAATCGAGCGCGAGTGGCTCGGACAGCGCCTGGTACTTGACCGCCTGGCCGTGGTGCGCTCGTCGAAGACGGTCGCCATCGACGAATGGCGCGTGCTGGCCACGCACGAACTGCGCATCGATGCCTGA